The sequence GAGATGGATGAGGCGCACCGATTGGAGGCGTTGGGACAGCATGGCTGACACTGTGACCGACCTTCAGACTGACCCTGTGACTGACCGGCAGACAGATACCGTGACGTTGGAGTCCCTGCTGCGGTCCTCGACCGAGCTGCTGACCGCCGCCGGCGTGGACTCACCTCGCGCGGACGCCGAGCTGCTGGCCGCCCACGTCCTGGGCGCCAGCCGTGGCGAGGTGGCCGCCTGGGCCATCGCCGGACGCCGGCTGGATCCGCTCCAGTCCGTCGATCTCCGCCGGCTGTCCATCTCCCGGGCCACCCGCACGCCGCTGCAGTACCTGACCGGCACCACGACCTTCCGGACCGTCGAGCTACAGGTTGGACACGGCGTGTTCCTGCCCCGCCCGGAGACAGAACTCGTGGCCGGAGCGGCCATCGACGCCGCGCGGGCAGCACAGAGCCGAACCGAGGTGGACCCGCTGGTGGTCGATCTGTGCACCGGATCAGGGGCCATCGCTGCGGCGGTGGCCACCGAGGTCCCCGGAGCCACGGTCCACGCGGTGGAGGCCGACCCCGAAGCCGCCTGGTGGGCGGCCGCCAACCTGGAACCGCGCGGTGTCGCGTTGCACGTCGGGGACGCCGCGACCGCACTGCCGGACCTGGACGGCCGCGCCGACGTCGTGGTGTCCAATCCTCCGTACGTGCCGGACGGCCGCATCCCGGCCCAGGCCGAGGCGCGGCGCGATCCGGGGCTGGCCCTCTACGGCGGGGGAGCGGACGGCATGCGCGTGCCCACCGTCGTGGCCGCCACGGCCGCCCGGCTGCTGCGTCCGGGCGGGACCCTGGTGATGGAACATGACGACACCCAGGGTGAGCTGGTGGCTGCCCTGCTGCGGCGCGACGGGCTGTTCAATGGCATTCGGACGCAGGAGGACCTCAACGGGCGGCCGCGTTATACGATCGCAGCGCGCACGGATGGGACAATGGCACGGTGAGCCTGCTGATCGACTGCACCACGGAATCCGGACTGGACGAGGCCATCGAGGCCGCCCGGACGGCACTGGCCAACCGCGAATGCGTGGTCCTGCCGACGGACACCGTCTACGGGATCGGCGCCGACGCCTTCTCCCCGCAGGCCGTGGCGGTGCTCCTGGCCGCCAAGGGCCGGGGCCGGGCCATGCCGCCACCGGTGCTGATCGGGAGCACCCGGGTGATGGACGGCCTGGCCGTCGATGTCCCACA comes from Citricoccus muralis and encodes:
- the prmC gene encoding peptide chain release factor N(5)-glutamine methyltransferase; amino-acid sequence: MTDRQTDTVTLESLLRSSTELLTAAGVDSPRADAELLAAHVLGASRGEVAAWAIAGRRLDPLQSVDLRRLSISRATRTPLQYLTGTTTFRTVELQVGHGVFLPRPETELVAGAAIDAARAAQSRTEVDPLVVDLCTGSGAIAAAVATEVPGATVHAVEADPEAAWWAAANLEPRGVALHVGDAATALPDLDGRADVVVSNPPYVPDGRIPAQAEARRDPGLALYGGGADGMRVPTVVAATAARLLRPGGTLVMEHDDTQGELVAALLRRDGLFNGIRTQEDLNGRPRYTIAARTDGTMAR